A part of Rickettsia canadensis str. McKiel genomic DNA contains:
- a CDS encoding type IV secretion system protein, with translation MQLFPRSIIITLVISFVINLGLVTKTHAKDTLDSIIDVLSGLTCETQGVGDLLRSEFSHTCIVAPFFTFAVMNLVSPVLYMNTFLKLKINDNDLFSKNEHDDFGYFPGGQCTRENRIDPNKPELRFALCSNAKLIVARAEAVAKSALAIAKAVLTGSDPWDDIKEAWKNNKKDYYVPYSGKPGDDGFAFDVGFPVIYWKVIQDKDRICVSTKGFTGDVPVGCKYMKEPFPKSMYNSFMDVGDKDLIENTNKTPTDPLALVSCSSAGGGCYQKAYNASKTAVVMTSPLIECIRQMIARLLISKDVCSFDNVSQVINLASRQDSALFQFQVRMYKIVAAFLTLYVMFFGFKLLLAGEVPPKSEYINFILKMIFVTYFSIGINITPGSGSPYDRLDGMIQWAFPFLLDGINALASWVMNAAPSNLCKFNGPGISYDGSVSYIALWDALDCRVAHYLGLDILSTLLVENAYRSHDFLNFDFFSFSAPPYIYLLIPAIISGNMMLVSLALAYPLLVISVAAFMVNATIMCMISIVILGILAPLFVPMFLFTYTRNYFDSWVKLMISFLLQPMVVVTFMITMFSVYDYGFYGKCQYKSKLIHNSIENLAQGSTSSRDVLIFYINNDWNDKSQYPTDEDVESCQNSLGYMLNNPITTAFNFTKNSVSEIVGSKSGDTSTDKFLAKFQFLSGVILGPGMFFMSPKVVFEKIKNILLALVTACFTLYLMYHVSSQLAEFAADMTEGVALNNVAIKPQAIFKAAMALSATVAGAATKGLDQVASRRGGVSDLAGGLGGGVRDNVAASGGVSAPKVMQTTLSSVATASPKTVSSEARSDVVTTTPASPEVVSLPSSIRSAISISEPQSNIKSESAGKIISDNNQESKKEIDNTPPLQEKVDNASKGSGVSDLAGGLGGGVRDNVAASGGVSAPKVMQTTLSSVATASPKTVSSEARSDVVTTTPASPEVVSLPSSIRSAISISEPQSNIKSESAGKIISDNNQESKKEIDNTPPLQEKVDNASKGSGVIDYSFNLKEHDNPTGVKQIRENAEIRDKRAEVEKAWNELVASGGGRIRDQQGEEISERRANAEKVWDELVKNGVVTEKKDNSSNENS, from the coding sequence ATGCAATTATTTCCTCGTAGTATAATTATAACATTAGTAATAAGCTTTGTCATAAATTTAGGACTAGTCACTAAAACTCATGCCAAAGATACTCTTGATAGCATTATAGATGTTTTAAGCGGCTTAACTTGTGAAACTCAAGGAGTCGGTGATTTATTGCGTAGTGAATTCTCTCATACATGTATTGTTGCCCCGTTCTTTACTTTTGCAGTAATGAATCTTGTTTCTCCCGTTTTATACATGAATACATTTTTAAAGCTTAAAATAAACGATAACGATTTATTTAGTAAGAATGAGCATGATGATTTTGGGTATTTCCCTGGAGGTCAATGTACTCGTGAAAACAGAATTGATCCTAACAAGCCGGAATTACGTTTTGCTTTATGTAGTAATGCTAAATTAATTGTAGCTCGAGCAGAGGCTGTAGCAAAATCAGCACTTGCTATTGCTAAAGCTGTATTAACAGGGAGCGATCCTTGGGACGATATAAAAGAAGCATGGAAAAATAATAAAAAGGATTATTATGTTCCATATAGCGGTAAGCCAGGTGATGATGGTTTTGCCTTTGATGTCGGTTTCCCTGTAATATATTGGAAAGTTATTCAAGATAAAGATAGAATATGTGTCTCAACAAAGGGGTTTACAGGAGATGTTCCTGTCGGTTGTAAATATATGAAAGAGCCGTTTCCGAAATCCATGTATAATAGTTTTATGGATGTAGGAGATAAGGATTTGATTGAGAATACAAATAAAACTCCTACAGATCCTTTAGCCCTAGTTTCATGCAGTAGTGCAGGTGGAGGATGTTATCAAAAAGCTTATAATGCTTCAAAAACTGCAGTAGTCATGACCTCTCCTCTTATAGAATGTATAAGGCAAATGATTGCTAGGTTACTAATTAGTAAAGATGTTTGTAGTTTTGATAATGTAAGTCAAGTGATTAATCTTGCTTCAAGGCAAGATAGTGCATTATTTCAGTTTCAAGTAAGAATGTATAAAATAGTTGCAGCTTTCTTAACTTTATATGTTATGTTTTTTGGTTTTAAACTATTACTTGCAGGTGAAGTACCACCAAAAAGTGAGTATATAAATTTTATATTGAAAATGATATTCGTGACTTATTTTTCAATAGGAATTAATATAACCCCTGGTAGTGGTTCTCCGTATGACCGGCTAGATGGTATGATTCAGTGGGCGTTTCCTTTCTTACTTGACGGTATAAATGCTTTAGCAAGTTGGGTTATGAATGCTGCTCCGTCTAATTTATGTAAATTTAACGGTCCTGGTATTTCCTATGATGGCAGTGTTTCCTATATTGCATTATGGGATGCATTAGATTGTAGGGTAGCTCATTATTTAGGGCTTGATATATTATCTACGTTACTTGTCGAAAATGCTTATCGAAGCCATGATTTTTTAAATTTTGATTTCTTTAGTTTTAGTGCACCGCCATATATTTATTTGTTAATTCCAGCGATAATCTCCGGTAATATGATGTTAGTGTCACTCGCTCTTGCTTATCCGTTACTTGTGATTTCGGTTGCTGCATTTATGGTTAATGCAACGATTATGTGTATGATATCTATAGTAATACTCGGTATTTTAGCTCCTCTTTTTGTACCAATGTTTTTATTCACGTATACAAGAAATTATTTTGATAGCTGGGTTAAACTAATGATTTCGTTCTTGCTACAGCCTATGGTGGTAGTTACTTTTATGATCACGATGTTTTCGGTATATGATTATGGTTTCTACGGTAAATGTCAATATAAGAGCAAGTTAATTCACAATAGTATAGAAAATCTTGCACAGGGCAGTACTTCAAGTCGTGATGTTTTGATATTTTATATTAATAATGATTGGAATGATAAGTCACAATATCCTACTGATGAGGATGTGGAAAGTTGTCAAAATAGTTTAGGTTATATGTTAAATAACCCTATTACCACAGCATTTAATTTTACAAAAAATAGTGTAAGTGAAATTGTCGGTAGTAAATCGGGCGATACCTCTACCGATAAATTTCTTGCCAAATTTCAATTTTTATCGGGAGTGATTTTAGGTCCAGGGATGTTTTTTATGTCACCAAAAGTCGTTTTTGAGAAAATTAAAAATATTTTGCTTGCGTTAGTTACGGCATGTTTTACATTGTACTTGATGTATCATGTTAGTAGTCAACTGGCTGAATTTGCTGCAGATATGACGGAAGGAGTAGCTCTGAATAATGTTGCTATAAAGCCGCAAGCAATATTTAAGGCAGCTATGGCATTATCTGCTACTGTTGCGGGTGCTGCAACTAAGGGTCTAGATCAGGTAGCAAGTAGGAGAGGAGGTGTAAGTGATTTAGCAGGTGGTTTAGGTGGCGGAGTAAGGGATAATGTTGCTGCAAGCGGAGGTGTGTCGGCACCTAAGGTAATGCAGACAACTTTGTCTTCTGTAGCCACTGCTAGCCCAAAAACTGTAAGTAGTGAAGCAAGATCGGATGTTGTTACTACTACTCCTGCTTCTCCAGAAGTTGTATCACTTCCTTCTAGTATTAGAAGTGCTATTTCTATATCTGAACCACAAAGTAATATTAAATCTGAAAGTGCTGGAAAAATCATAAGTGATAATAATCAAGAAAGTAAAAAAGAGATCGATAATACTCCGCCTTTACAAGAAAAAGTTGATAATGCAAGTAAGGGTTCAGGAGTAAGTGATTTAGCAGGTGGTTTAGGTGGTGGAGTAAGGGATAATGTTGCTGCAAGCGGAGGTGTGTCGGCACCTAAGGTAATGCAGACAACTTTGTCTTCTGTAGCCACTGCTAGCCCAAAAACTGTAAGTAGTGAAGCAAGATCGGATGTTGTTACTACTACTCCTGCTTCTCCAGAAGTTGTATCACTTCCTTCTAGTATTAGAAGTGCTATTTCTATATCTGAACCACAAAGTAATATTAAATCTGAAAGTGCTGGAAAAATCATAAGTGATAATAATCAAGAAAGTAAAAAAGAGATCGATAATACTCCGCCTTTACAAGAAAAAGTTGATAATGCAAGTAAGGGTTCAGGAGTAATTGATTATAGTTTTAACTTGAAGGAACATGATAATCCGACAGGAGTAAAGCAGATACGGGAAAATGCAGAGATTCGGGATAAACGTGCAGAAGTAGAGAAAGCATGGAATGAATTAGTAGCAAGTGGAGGAGGAAGAATAAGAGACCAGCAAGGTGAAGAAATATCAGAACGACGTGCAAATGCCGAAAAAGTATGGGATGAGTTAGTAAAAAACGGTGTAGTAACAGAAAAAAAAGATAATAGTTCTAATGAAAACTCTTAA
- a CDS encoding type IV secretion system protein, with the protein MKTLKTLKIFIMVCIASVSLASFAGFGESCSSLPATSDKYLETDTAYGYIIRNIDMKDPRGNCDSAVPGITFCFKNIEGSSSPCTMYTLNEGDSKKISDLSTDNNPDLGANPVLQNIVLTVKKLDNDLCLIMPTSRGPMPVACKSLSANPPPNPSDYENCNIGKNCYTGASYSQSLINFSGLAVQCLSETLNKIFFVGNSCSSQDQNSRITNLAAFSTFQGYLKRTIGAALILYIMFFAFNMALNKEYASTEKIALFIIKFLFVAYFSIGLGPLDFSSGQPTKENGMLKYGLPLLTGAAPDFAQMIFNAAGARGLCQFDNSKYKDGYKFYGLWDAIDCRIGYYLGLDLLYNIDKNRVLGRSVGNGPSGNNEKIPNLGNPDKNSPNDLSKAGSLRFFTVMFGFFMAGNVIIFAAGLVFSVIFLSILLYFITHYLVCMVTIYVMTYVSPIFIPMALFTRTKAYFDGWLKVCISCTLQPSVIAGFIALLITMYDSAIFKNCEFLRHDYEKGDIRFSTFELRLPISAADKCQESFGYKMLQYYAGEGWEEHLLILFPIKSIVRDVVSILAELLYVLVFSVIFYYFSKSIGRFAADLTNGPNMDAVNARSTKIVDLVKKGAAFLKDAAIASQGKPLVGHKLSGGSRRKGRVQSDDTLGSHGRSSDNAKDALSTSRGK; encoded by the coding sequence ATGAAAACTCTTAAAACCTTAAAGATATTTATTATGGTTTGTATAGCGTCTGTAAGCTTAGCTAGCTTTGCAGGTTTTGGGGAATCATGTTCTAGTTTACCGGCTACTTCAGACAAATATTTAGAAACAGATACAGCATATGGCTATATAATTCGTAATATTGATATGAAAGATCCGAGAGGTAATTGTGACTCAGCTGTGCCTGGTATAACGTTTTGTTTTAAAAATATAGAAGGTAGTAGTAGTCCTTGTACCATGTATACTTTAAATGAAGGTGATTCTAAGAAGATTAGTGATTTAAGTACTGATAATAATCCTGATCTTGGAGCAAATCCTGTATTACAGAATATCGTTTTAACGGTTAAAAAATTGGATAATGATTTATGTTTAATTATGCCTACATCAAGGGGTCCGATGCCGGTAGCATGTAAATCTTTAAGTGCTAATCCGCCGCCTAATCCGTCTGATTATGAAAATTGTAATATAGGTAAAAATTGTTATACGGGAGCAAGTTATAGTCAATCGTTAATTAATTTTTCCGGTCTTGCAGTTCAGTGTTTGAGTGAAACACTTAATAAAATATTTTTTGTTGGAAATAGCTGTAGTTCTCAAGATCAAAATTCTAGAATAACTAATCTTGCCGCTTTTTCTACGTTTCAAGGTTATTTAAAGAGAACTATAGGTGCAGCACTAATTCTCTATATTATGTTTTTTGCCTTTAATATGGCTCTAAATAAAGAATATGCAAGTACTGAAAAAATAGCTCTTTTTATAATAAAATTCTTATTTGTTGCTTATTTTTCTATCGGTCTTGGACCTTTAGATTTTAGCAGCGGTCAGCCGACAAAAGAAAACGGTATGTTAAAATACGGACTACCTCTTTTGACGGGAGCAGCACCAGACTTTGCACAGATGATCTTTAATGCAGCAGGTGCTAGAGGATTATGTCAGTTTGATAATTCAAAGTATAAGGACGGTTATAAATTTTACGGTTTATGGGACGCTATTGATTGCCGTATAGGTTATTATCTTGGTTTGGATTTACTTTATAATATAGATAAGAATCGAGTTTTAGGGCGTTCGGTCGGCAATGGTCCCAGTGGTAATAATGAGAAGATACCTAACCTTGGTAATCCGGATAAAAATAGTCCAAATGATTTAAGTAAAGCAGGATCACTGAGGTTTTTTACAGTTATGTTTGGATTTTTTATGGCTGGCAACGTCATTATATTTGCAGCAGGTTTAGTATTTTCTGTAATATTTTTATCTATACTTTTATATTTTATTACGCATTATTTAGTTTGCATGGTTACTATTTACGTTATGACATATGTTTCTCCTATATTCATTCCTATGGCTCTATTTACTCGTACAAAAGCTTATTTTGATGGGTGGTTAAAAGTATGTATTTCATGTACATTGCAGCCGTCAGTAATAGCAGGTTTTATAGCTTTATTAATAACTATGTATGATTCCGCAATATTTAAAAATTGTGAATTCCTTAGACATGATTATGAAAAAGGAGATATTAGATTTAGTACTTTTGAATTAAGGCTCCCTATTAGTGCTGCAGACAAATGTCAGGAAAGTTTTGGATATAAAATGTTACAATATTATGCAGGTGAAGGTTGGGAAGAGCATTTATTGATACTTTTCCCAATAAAATCAATTGTTAGAGATGTTGTGTCTATTTTAGCGGAACTTTTGTATGTATTAGTATTTTCAGTTATTTTTTATTATTTCTCTAAATCTATAGGGCGTTTTGCTGCTGATTTAACTAACGGTCCTAATATGGACGCAGTAAATGCACGTTCAACTAAAATAGTTGATTTAGTAAAGAAAGGAGCTGCGTTCCTTAAGGATGCTGCTATAGCTTCACAAGGCAAGCCACTGGTAGGACATAAGCTGAGTGGAGGAAGTAGACGTAAAGGTAGGGTGCAAAGTGATGATACACTTGGTTCACACGGAAGAAGTAGTGATAATGCCAAAGATGCTTTATCGACAAGTAGAGGTAAATGA